The genome window GAAGCAATTGGGATTTTGATGCAAAATTTAGATATAGGAAAGGAGAGACTATCAGCTGGTGTCCTGGGATTTGTTTCCAGGCTGGTTTCCTGATTTGTTTTTATCTAAAGTTCTGATTGTCCCTTAATATTGTGAGTTATGATACAAAAGTAGCATTAATTGGAAATTGAGCTGTGTGTATTTTAATGATCTCTTCGTCTTATGTATTTCAGATTAATAAAAGTACTGAAGGAATTTAATTACAGAAGTGGTTATTTACTTAGAATCTACATGTAtaacttgaatttttttggtttgagaACATACGGAAATGTGAACAATATAAATGGAATTAAAGTGTAAAGACTCATGGGAGTTCAACATCAAAACTACAAACCCTCTAGGAAGCTGaagcattttcatgtttttaatatGTTATGTAATATCACAGATTATGTGACATAATGCCACATTTGATTTTCTCCAACCAAAGGAAATAACGAACTGTTTCAGCCTTTTTCATATGCAAATAATGTCTAAAAAAATGTGCATCTTTAAAGGTACTTCTGTGACttaattagaattaaaataagCTGCTAATGGTTTTCCTACACGTGTTGCACTTCCTGAGTCCTGTGGCACAAAGGTTTTACTGATGGTTTTTGGTCTGTTGTAGATGTCTCTCAGAGGTTCTGCTCCCCTCACAGTCGTTCAGCTTCCTGGAGAGCAAGTCCAGGTCCAGGGAGTCATTCAGACAGCTCAGTCCTCCTCTGTGATCCACTCCCCTCAGGTGCAAACCGTGCAGGTAACTCCACAATGGCTTTGAATACCCCAGATCTGCAGTTATGTAGGTAAGAAGATGGGAAAAGATGTGTAGAGGCTTCTctgacccagctgtgccctgctgtaaGCGACAGTGAGCAATCCAAGGGCAGCCCTATGGGATCCCTCATTTGGACTTGAAATTCTTCCTCGTGGGAAGTCACCTGTGGAgtcaaaataaaaccatttcatGTCACCTCCCTTTACACAAAAATCCAATCCACAGCTCTGTAGTTGGTTCCTTGGCAGTCAGGTGGGGTTTGACACCCAAAGAGGGGAGTGGGGAATTACAGAATAATCCAGCAGTGGATTAAAATGAGTGTTTGGGAAGGTGGAGCTGTGTGAAGGGAAATGAGTGCTGGGTGCTCTCTCGTGCTGTAACTCCCTGTCAGTGGTACCCAAGTCTCTGGCTGTGTCTCTTACTCACTTGCCATGTGATTTTTGTAAGAATCCCTTCCAAGAGGTGCCCAGGGAGTCCAGTGAGtctgttcctgctcctctcagtccctgctgcagagagcctggGGACCTGGAGTTCCACTGGGAAACCACCGCCCTGGCAGCCGGGCGAGGGAGGAGCTGCCCTAAAAACCAGGAATTTGTCCCTGATCCTTGTCCCACACTCCTCACACCACACTAAATTGATAAGCCATGAGAAGCAGACCTGGCAGAGACTgtcagctgtcactgctgtaacatagagcagagagaggagaacaTGTGTCACTGCTGAAAGCACTCAGGCATCTGCATTGGCTGCTTGTTGGTGCTCATCTCTCTGTTAagtctctttccttttccctccccctggTTGCACAGTCTCCACTGGCTGGATTCAttccttttctgtaatttatGAACTTTGTGGCCTTGATGGAGGGAAAAACAAAGTACAACatgagcaggtttttttccctgctgatcATAGGCTGCTCTGTCTCTGCAGTTCAGTGAGAGGCttttcccagagctctgtgcattcCTCTGCACTCTGTTACTGGCACACGGATaagagcaaataaatattttgttcacTAATAAGGAGCATCAGAGACAAAATTACACTTTGAACTGGATGAGCACACAGTGGAATAATGAAAATTGTAGATAGTACTTTGCATATTTACTCCCTGATATTCTGCTGCcttaaatattcttttcacTGGACTTTCACATTCTCACCAACAAACCCCCACTGCTCCTTTTCTACATGAAAGATTCCAGGTGCTTTCTGTACATCAGTGGTGCTTTTGTCCTGTACATCAGTGGTGCTCCTGTTCCCTTTCTCACTAGGTGTCTTCCTTGTCTGAGAGTGAGGATTCTCAGGACTCCTCAGACAGCATTGGCTCCTCACAGAAGGCTCGAGGCATCTTGGCTCGTCGTCCATCCTACCGGTACGGGTGTGATAcacttgatatttttatttgaaaccAAAACAACAGCCCCTTCCCATGGTTTTCAGTATTCTGCTGCCCACCAcgttgtttccttttccttgaaaTACGCACTGAATCTGTTCATGCACTGAACTTTCTGAGCCATCATTGCTGTGAGGAAACTTTGACTCCACTAACTGGAGGTTGGCCTCAGCAGGATTTTGTAAAGGGCAAAATGTTCACCAGCTGTAATTTTGCTCAGCTGTATCATTTTACTGAAGTGAGGAGTGCAGTCAAATGTCAGACTccttttttcacagaaaaattttgaaagatCTTTCTTCTGAAGACACACGGGATAGAAAAGGAGATGAGGAAAGTCCTGGGGTCTCCACTGTTGCCTCCATGTCCGTTCCCACGCCCATCTACCAGACAAGCACTGGACAGTACAGTAGGTTACCCAAAATATCCTCACCGTTTTTCTTCTACTTGCctcaaaatacagatttcattAAGCATTTGAGTAAGATGAGGACAAAAGTTGGTTATTATCCAGTAGTGAATAAAGTTAGTACATAGAAGTAACTGGTATCTACAGACTTCAGATAAACTCAGTgctctgtaattttaaattttgcacaTTAAGATATTTCATGGTGTTGGTAtggagcacacagcagtgtTGTTTGCTGGATTTAACCCAATACATCAGTGAAgacacagatatatatatatatatatatttatttatttatatttatatatatgtgtgtatattaTAGGCCATACTAAAAGGCTTCTGTGGTATCAGAGAGGTACGAAAAAATTAGGATTTGTTCTTTTGATGTTCCCACTTGGTGTTTATGGTGTTTCACAcctgctcctctccatcctATGAGtgggtgaggccctggcacaggtgcccagaaaagctgtggtgcccctggatccctggcagtgtccaggaccaggctggacagggcttggagcagcctgggctagttgggaggtgtccctgccaaggcaggggtggcactggatgggctgtaaggtccctcccaacccattGTAGGATACTGTGATTTACCTGTATTTTCTGCTGTACATCTCCAAATCCTCTTGTCCCTGTGCCTTCCCTTGCAGTTGCCATCGCAGCCAACGGGCTGCAgctggcggggccgggggcggacggggtgcaggggctgcagacACTGACCATGGCCAACGCCGGCGGCTCCCAGCCCGGGACCACCATCCTGCAGTACGCCCAGACCTCGGATGGGCAGCAGATCCTGGTGCCCAGCAACCAGGTGGTGGTGCAGAGTGAGTACCCCCTGGGGACACGGTTACGCTCCTGTCACCGTGAGTGCCGCCTGCTAATGCTGCCCCGTTTGTGTCCCCTAGCTGCCTCTGGGGACATGCAGACGTACCAGATCCGCACCACGCccaccacctcctccctgccccagacCGTGGTGATGACATCCCCCGTCACTCTGACATCCCAGGGCAGCAAGACAGATGACCCACAGCTGAAACGAGAGATCAGGCTGATGAAGAACAGGTACGTGAGTGCACCTGAGCTGCTTGGTTGGTGAGTTTGATCACGTGCAATCActggggttggaaaagacttccagGATCATAAAGTTCAACCTGTGACAGATCTccaccagagcactgagtggcacatccagggatggggactccaaacctccctgggcagcccgtgccaatgcctgaccatcctttccatgaagaaattcctcctgatgtccaacctgaacctcccctggcatagcttgaggccatttcctcttgtcctgtccctgttccctgggaacagagcctgagccccctgcccctggctgccccttgtgtcagggagttgtggagagggaggaggtTCCCCCCGAGCCTCCTTCTCtacaggctgagcccctttcccagttCCCTCAGGAGTTCTCCAGGCCCTTCtccttgtgctccagccccttccctaGCTCTGGGTGGGCTCCAGCCCATCCATATTTCTCTTGCAGTAAGGGTCCAGAACTGGAGGGGCCTCAACAGTGTCCAGCACAGGGGggcaatccctgccctggtgctgtgccacACCATGCCTGGTACAGCCCAGGTGCCCGTGGCCTCCTtccccacctgggcacacctgggcgtGTGGGAGATTGTGACCCAAACATGGGAAATTGTGACCCAGACATGCTCCCTTGAGTCTCACAGTGTGGAGAAGCCAAAACTAGATTTCCCCTGCAGATTGGCTGCCCTGTGTGTTACCAGATGCTGCTGAATTTCCTGCTCTCCTCGGGCAGTTTTGGCTCAGTTTTGTTCCTCACTGCAGTTCCAGCTCTCTCATGTTGGTCAGTATTGTGACATTCAGAAAATAGATCTCACACCTAAAATCAAGAACTCTGCTTCTCTGTTGCAGAGAAGCTGCCCGGGAGTGCCgtaggaagaagaaggagtaTGTGAAATGTTTGGAAAATCGAGTGGCAGTCCTggaaaatcagaacaaaactCTAATTGAAGAGCTAAAAACTTTGAAAGATCTTTACTGTCATAAAAGTGTGTAAGAAGAGAAGGTAAAAACCTTTGGGGACTGGTGAAATATcagaggagaattttttttttatactgaattttttaaactaGATGAAAGGtcaaaaatgaaacttttctaCCTAGATTTCACAGCTCAAAGACTCTATAGATTTTCTTTACAACATGTTGGTGACAAAGTACAAAGAGGAAACAAGAAAACCTCACCAAAATTCCTGCTGGCACAACTGGAAACTGCTGAATTCAAGATTGCAGCTACAGCGGAAGGACAGTCACGTGTGGCGAGGCAGGGGATGAGAGTTTCTTTGAAAATTCCTATGAATGCCTCTAAGAAGGGAGGCAAAATTTGGTTACAAAGAAAATATGGATGAAACAGAATCCTTGCCATAGCTGACATTATTAGTAACGTTTATAACCAGTGTATGTTTTGATTTCTTACTCTTTTTCAAgcctttttccttcagttatttgtctgtaaatatttttattttaacctgTAAGTTGGTCTTTACAGGTGCAGATGATAAAAAAGCTGATACTTTGCTCGAGGTATATATTATGTTTTTACTCTTTCTCAGATGACAATTTAAAAAgttgggatgattttttttccatgtttgccGTGTTTATCAGATTGGGGAAGGATCTGCAGAAGGCAGCAAGAGGCCTGGTCCTGGAAATGTCTGAGGCACAGAAAATTGTGTTGGCTTTCTTAGAGAATTCAACACATCAATGATTTAAAAGCACAGTGTGAGGGACAAGGACTGGTGACAAAAGTTCTGAAGAATTTCTGAGATTAAACTTCTCAAAGTTGTTAATTTCACAAGAGTTTGTTCTTAGTTCTGGGCATGAGAAACATTGAtgattgaaaattaaattgtgtGCTGATCATATGTACAATTAAACACTCAGTGCTTGTCCTGGCTGGGGATTCTCCTGGGCTTTGGAACATGAAAccaaatagaagaaaatgatgtagtaaaaaatgaaagatcTATACCAAAGGGTTATGAGGTTCTAATCTCTGGTTTATTGCTGGAAGTAGTGCAAAATTACAATTTCCAGCCTAATTTTGTAAGGTAGGAGCTATTTTGCAAAGTAATGGTATCTTTGTAAGCAAATACTATATTGCAAACAGGGAGATGGTTGGTATATTTTGTAGCTAAATTGTGATCTTTACAAAACCTGAAATTGAGTTTCTATACGTATTTTGACAGTTTATATCTTTCATTTTAGTaaccaaatgaaaatattttgtgaacC of Camarhynchus parvulus chromosome 29, STF_HiC, whole genome shotgun sequence contains these proteins:
- the ATF1 gene encoding cyclic AMP-dependent transcription factor ATF-1 isoform X2, with amino-acid sequence MMEEVHKGSSSSSVTSQPSAVQGTTLQAAQLSHIAQQMSLRGSAPLTVVQLPGEQVQVQGVIQTAQSSSVIHSPQVQTVQVSSLSESEDSQDSSDSIGSSQKARGILARRPSYRKILKDLSSEDTRDRKGDEESPGVSTVASMSVPTPIYQTSTGQYIAIAANGLQLAGPGADGVQGLQTLTMANAGGSQPGTTILQYAQTSDGQQILVPSNQVVVQTASGDMQTYQIRTTPTTSSLPQTVVMTSPVTLTSQGSKTDDPQLKREIRLMKNREAARECRRKKKEYVKCLENRVAVLENQNKTLIEELKTLKDLYCHKSV
- the ATF1 gene encoding cyclic AMP-dependent transcription factor ATF-1 isoform X3, producing MSLRGSAPLTVVQLPGEQVQVQGVIQTAQSSSVIHSPQVQTVQVSSLSESEDSQDSSDSIGSSQKARGILARRPSYRKILKDLSSEDTRDRKGDEESPGVSTVASMSVPTPIYQTSTGQYIAIAANGLQLAGPGADGVQGLQTLTMANAGGSQPGTTILQYAQTSDGQQILVPSNQVVVQSEYPLGTRLRSCHRECRLLMLPRLCPLAASGDMQTYQIRTTPTTSSLPQTVVMTSPVTLTSQGSKTDDPQLKREIRLMKNREAARECRRKKKEYVKCLENRVAVLENQNKTLIEELKTLKDLYCHKSV
- the ATF1 gene encoding cyclic AMP-dependent transcription factor ATF-1 isoform X1 — protein: MMEEVHKGSSSSSVTSQPSAVQGTTLQAAQLSHIAQQMSLRGSAPLTVVQLPGEQVQVQGVIQTAQSSSVIHSPQVQTVQVSSLSESEDSQDSSDSIGSSQKARGILARRPSYRKILKDLSSEDTRDRKGDEESPGVSTVASMSVPTPIYQTSTGQYIAIAANGLQLAGPGADGVQGLQTLTMANAGGSQPGTTILQYAQTSDGQQILVPSNQVVVQSEYPLGTRLRSCHRECRLLMLPRLCPLAASGDMQTYQIRTTPTTSSLPQTVVMTSPVTLTSQGSKTDDPQLKREIRLMKNREAARECRRKKKEYVKCLENRVAVLENQNKTLIEELKTLKDLYCHKSV